In Dromiciops gliroides isolate mDroGli1 chromosome 4, mDroGli1.pri, whole genome shotgun sequence, one DNA window encodes the following:
- the LOC122755856 gene encoding cytochrome c oxidase assembly protein COX11, mitochondrial, translated as MAVLGWPQWKRIGVCWGWWGGRASAPPQRQPPWRPKSTNPFAREQEEEWRRRNRTVLTYVAAAAVGMIGASYAAVPLYRLYCQTTGLGGAPVAGHASDHIETMVPVKDRILKVTFNADVHASLHWNFRPQQTEIYVMPGETALAFYKAKNPTDKPVIGISTYNVVPFEAGQYFNKIQCFCFEEQRLNPQEEVDMPVFFFIDPEFAEDPKMAKVDVITLSYTFFEAKDGHTLPVPGFN; from the exons ATGGCCGTGTTGGGGTGGCCCCAGTGGAAGCGTATTGGGGTTTGCTGGGGCTGGTGGGGAGGCCGGGCCTCGGCCCCGCCACAGCGGCAGCCGCCTTGGAGGCCGAAGAGCACGAACCCGTTCGCCCGAGAGCAGGAGGAAGAGTGGCGGCGGCGGAACCGCACCGTACTCACGTACGTGGCCGCGGCCGCCGTGGGAATGATCGGAGCCTCCTACGCCGCGGTCCCCCTTTACCGCCTCTACTGCCAG acTACAGGACTAGGTGGGGCACCTGTAGCTGGTCATGCTTCAGACCACATTGAGACTATGGTACCTGTTAAGGATCGAATCCTTAAAGTCACCTTCAATGCAGATGTGCATGCAAGTCTCCACTGGAATTTTAGGCCTCAACAAACAGAAATATAT GTGATGCCAGGAGAGACTGCATTGGCATTTTACAAAGCTAAGAATCCTACTGACAAACCAGTCATTGGAATTTCTACATATAATGTTGTGCCTTTTGAAGCTGgacaatattttaataaaatacag TGCTTCTGTTTCGAAGAACAAAGGCTTAATCCTCAAGAAGAAGTAGACATGCCAGTGTTTTTCTTCATTGATCCTGAATTTGCTGAAGATCCCAAAATGGCAAAAGTGGATGTGATCACTCTTTCTTACACATTTTTTGAAGCAAAAGATGGACATACATTGCCAGTCCCAGGTTTTAATTGA